In Oryzihumus leptocrescens, the following are encoded in one genomic region:
- a CDS encoding CsbD family protein, with protein MGLSDKIGNAAESAKGKAKQALGEATDDEQLQAEGQVDQSKADLKQAGEKVKDAFRD; from the coding sequence ATGGGACTCAGCGACAAGATCGGCAACGCGGCGGAGTCGGCCAAGGGCAAGGCCAAGCAGGCGCTCGGCGAGGCCACCGACGACGAGCAGCTGCAGGCCGAGGGCCAGGTCGACCAGAGCAAGGCGGACCTGAAGCAGGCGGGGGAGAAGGTCAAGGACGCCTTCCGGGACTGA
- a CDS encoding pyridoxamine 5'-phosphate oxidase family protein yields the protein MTTPPARSTAERVRDTIARLEQDVDAWVATAHPGDGTPYLVPLSFLWDGRSLLFATPAASPTGRNLADTGRARVALGATRDVVLLEGAVVTLGPGEVSEELGDAFAARTGFDPRELTTDYTYFRVTPRRVQAWREENELRGRDLMRDGQWLGE from the coding sequence ATGACCACACCACCTGCCCGCAGCACCGCTGAGCGTGTGCGCGACACCATCGCGCGGCTGGAGCAGGACGTGGACGCCTGGGTGGCCACCGCGCACCCGGGTGACGGCACGCCATACCTCGTGCCGTTGTCGTTCCTCTGGGACGGGCGGTCCCTGCTGTTCGCGACGCCGGCCGCCAGCCCGACGGGACGCAACCTGGCCGACACGGGCCGGGCGCGGGTGGCGCTGGGTGCGACCCGTGACGTGGTGCTCCTCGAGGGTGCTGTGGTGACGCTGGGTCCCGGCGAGGTCAGCGAGGAGCTGGGGGACGCGTTCGCGGCGCGGACCGGGTTCGACCCGCGCGAGCTCACGACGGACTACACGTACTTCCGGGTCACGCCGCGGCGGGTGCAGGCCTGGCGCGAGGAGAACGAGCTGCGCGGCCGGGACCTGATGCGCGACGGGCAGTGGCTGGGGGAGTAG
- a CDS encoding M15 family metallopeptidase codes for MRSVCRAVASGALAVSLLAAGLAGAGDALAAPAPTPGPTASPSPGSTAVTAATPTASATPTPGVDAQLPAGAGEQPALTAAQLSSQIAAADRLRAGLIASSAKVATATARIDRLSSQSATVLAQLSVARRAEAAARAEALRQLQRFRSLDAAMQADQDSVGRWAHDAYVNGGPLADYMTFMQVLSTPDPEQAADPMAILQYVAAARGRALDRLQGLTAAQQDAADRAERASREAIAAAARIQAAKVRLDALLAQQRAALADLRQAQADQLLAAGSVRGALLRSHDPEARAADTRLAQALQTQGAQVLGDPGTPCHASTATYPNGQIPPSALCPLYASPGKGLRPAAAAAFNAMSRAYEKETGSPLCVTDAYRSLAGQVAVAQSRPGFAAVPGTSNHGLGLAVDLCGGVQSFGSSAHWWMQTHAPLYGWFHPAWAEPTGVLPEPWHWEFAQ; via the coding sequence ATGCGGTCGGTATGCCGGGCAGTCGCCAGCGGCGCCCTCGCCGTGTCCCTGCTCGCGGCCGGCCTCGCCGGTGCCGGGGACGCCCTGGCCGCGCCGGCGCCGACCCCCGGCCCCACGGCTTCCCCCTCCCCGGGCTCGACCGCCGTCACCGCTGCGACCCCCACCGCGAGCGCCACACCCACGCCAGGGGTGGACGCCCAGCTGCCCGCCGGTGCCGGGGAACAACCGGCGCTGACCGCAGCGCAGCTGTCCAGCCAGATCGCGGCGGCCGATCGGCTCCGGGCCGGGCTGATCGCCTCGAGTGCCAAGGTCGCCACCGCCACGGCCCGCATCGACCGGTTGTCGAGCCAGTCGGCGACCGTGCTGGCCCAGCTGTCGGTGGCCCGGCGGGCCGAGGCGGCGGCGCGCGCCGAGGCGCTGCGCCAGCTCCAGCGGTTCCGCTCGCTGGACGCGGCGATGCAGGCCGACCAGGACAGCGTGGGCCGCTGGGCGCACGACGCCTACGTCAACGGTGGCCCCCTGGCCGACTACATGACCTTCATGCAGGTGCTGAGCACCCCCGACCCGGAGCAGGCCGCCGACCCCATGGCGATCCTGCAGTACGTCGCTGCGGCCCGGGGTCGGGCGCTGGACCGGCTGCAGGGGCTGACCGCGGCCCAGCAGGACGCCGCCGACCGGGCCGAGAGGGCCAGCCGGGAGGCGATCGCCGCGGCCGCACGGATCCAGGCAGCCAAGGTCCGGCTGGACGCCCTGCTGGCCCAGCAGCGCGCGGCCCTGGCCGACCTGCGCCAGGCCCAGGCCGACCAGCTGCTGGCCGCCGGGTCGGTGCGCGGGGCGCTGCTGCGCTCGCACGACCCCGAGGCACGGGCCGCCGACACCCGCCTGGCGCAGGCGCTGCAGACCCAGGGCGCCCAGGTCCTCGGGGACCCCGGCACCCCGTGCCACGCCAGCACGGCGACCTACCCGAACGGGCAGATCCCCCCCTCGGCGCTGTGCCCCCTGTATGCCTCGCCCGGCAAGGGGCTGCGCCCCGCGGCAGCCGCGGCGTTCAACGCCATGAGCCGCGCCTACGAGAAGGAGACCGGCTCGCCGCTGTGCGTCACCGACGCCTACCGCTCGCTCGCCGGGCAGGTCGCCGTGGCGCAGAGCCGTCCCGGCTTCGCGGCGGTCCCCGGCACGAGCAACCACGGGCTCGGCCTGGCCGTCGACCTCTGCGGCGGGGTGCAGAGCTTCGGCAGCAGCGCCCACTGGTGGATGCAGACCCACGCCCCGCTGTACGGCTGGTTCCACCCCGCGTGGGCGGAGCCGACCGGGGTGCTGCCGGAGCCGTGGCACTGGGAGTTCGCCCAGTGA
- a CDS encoding histidine phosphatase family protein, with amino-acid sequence MTAAHDPSSGSLFLVRHGQTEWARAGRHTGLTDVPLTPEGEAGAKALATLLDGRRFALALSSPLQRARRTADLAGLTGVQVDDRLVEWDYGGYEGLTTAEIRERLGRPWNVFDDGVPAGDTPGETLEALAARTRAVLDRVRPALAEGDVVLVGHGHCLRVLATVWLRQEPRMAAQLILHAGSLSELGWERETPAIVSWNRTPDTPER; translated from the coding sequence GTGACTGCTGCCCACGACCCGTCATCCGGCTCGCTGTTCCTCGTACGTCATGGCCAGACCGAGTGGGCCCGCGCCGGCCGGCACACCGGGCTGACCGACGTCCCGCTCACCCCCGAGGGCGAGGCCGGCGCCAAGGCCCTGGCCACGCTGCTCGACGGCCGGCGGTTCGCCCTGGCCCTGAGCTCCCCCCTGCAGCGGGCCCGGCGCACGGCCGACCTCGCCGGGCTGACCGGGGTCCAGGTCGACGACCGCCTGGTCGAGTGGGACTACGGCGGCTACGAGGGGCTGACCACCGCCGAGATCCGCGAGCGCCTGGGCCGGCCGTGGAACGTCTTCGACGACGGCGTCCCCGCCGGTGACACCCCCGGGGAGACCCTGGAGGCACTGGCCGCCCGGACCCGCGCGGTCCTGGACCGGGTGCGTCCGGCGCTCGCCGAGGGCGACGTGGTCCTCGTCGGGCACGGCCACTGCCTGCGGGTGCTGGCGACCGTGTGGTTGCGCCAGGAGCCCCGGATGGCCGCGCAGCTCATCCTGCACGCCGGTTCCCTCAGCGAGCTCGGCTGGGAGCGCGAGACCCCGGCCATCGTGTCGTGGAACCGCACCCCGGACACCCCCGAGCGCTAG
- a CDS encoding type 1 glutamine amidotransferase domain-containing protein — translation MADLNGKTIAFLVAGEGIEQVELTHPWEAAAAAGAATVLLSPKGGSVQAFNHLDKADTFPVDRQVGEASVADYDALVLPGGVANPDALRLDRDAVGFVRHFVDSGKPVAAICHAPWTLVEAGVLGGRTLTSWPSLRTDITNAGGTWVDQEVVVDGNLITSRNPDDLKAFSAALLDALGG, via the coding sequence ATGGCTGATCTCAACGGCAAGACCATCGCGTTCCTCGTCGCCGGCGAAGGCATCGAGCAGGTCGAGCTCACCCACCCGTGGGAAGCCGCTGCCGCCGCCGGCGCCGCCACCGTCCTGCTGAGCCCGAAGGGCGGCTCGGTGCAGGCCTTCAACCACCTGGACAAGGCCGACACGTTCCCGGTCGACCGCCAGGTCGGCGAGGCCTCGGTCGCCGACTACGACGCCCTCGTGCTGCCCGGCGGGGTCGCCAACCCCGACGCGTTGCGACTCGACCGGGACGCCGTCGGGTTCGTGCGCCACTTCGTCGACTCCGGCAAGCCGGTGGCCGCCATCTGCCACGCGCCGTGGACGTTGGTCGAGGCGGGGGTGCTGGGCGGGCGCACGCTCACCTCGTGGCCGAGCCTGCGCACCGACATCACCAACGCGGGCGGCACGTGGGTCGACCAGGAGGTGGTGGTCGACGGCAACCTCATCACCAGCCGCAACCCCGACGACCTCAAGGCGTTCTCGGCGGCCCTGCTCGACGCCCTCGGCGGCTGA
- a CDS encoding alpha/beta fold hydrolase, with protein MPTFTSHDGAILHYDLIDDEACGEPLVVLAGGAARHPAYLGDLAGLSSVRPLVVLHQRGVGESAEAGPLMAWPELAHDVEALRRHLGGGQQDLLAHSAGTRVAFAYAASHPQHVRRLCLVTPPADYLVDVEDDSRAMVMARSDEEWFPAFAEAVPALEAASTPQEHRALAHLIAPLAWGTWDEQARAHEAVGDFYLDAAGAFFSAPVPEALAERLASCGAQVLVLAGERDALTGLKPVLAVADLFPRSGAVVIEGAGHYPWVERPEDFRSAVDPFFGTDRG; from the coding sequence ATGCCGACCTTCACCAGCCATGACGGCGCGATCCTGCACTACGACCTGATCGACGACGAGGCCTGCGGTGAGCCGCTGGTCGTCCTGGCCGGCGGCGCAGCACGCCACCCGGCATACCTGGGCGACCTGGCGGGGCTGTCCTCGGTGCGTCCCCTGGTCGTCCTTCACCAGCGGGGTGTCGGCGAGTCCGCCGAGGCTGGCCCGCTGATGGCGTGGCCAGAGCTCGCCCACGACGTCGAGGCCCTGCGCCGCCACCTCGGTGGGGGGCAGCAGGACCTGCTGGCGCACAGCGCGGGCACGCGGGTCGCCTTCGCGTATGCCGCATCGCACCCCCAGCACGTGCGTCGCCTGTGCCTCGTGACCCCTCCGGCGGACTACCTGGTGGACGTCGAGGACGACAGCAGGGCGATGGTCATGGCCCGCAGCGACGAGGAGTGGTTCCCCGCGTTCGCGGAGGCGGTGCCGGCACTGGAGGCGGCCAGCACCCCGCAGGAGCACCGGGCCCTGGCCCACCTCATCGCGCCGCTGGCGTGGGGGACGTGGGACGAGCAGGCCCGGGCGCACGAGGCGGTCGGGGACTTCTACCTCGACGCGGCCGGCGCCTTCTTCTCGGCGCCCGTGCCGGAGGCGTTGGCTGAGCGGCTGGCCTCGTGTGGCGCCCAGGTTCTCGTGCTGGCGGGGGAGCGGGACGCCCTGACCGGGCTCAAGCCGGTGCTCGCGGTGGCCGACCTGTTCCCGCGCAGCGGCGCCGTGGTCATCGAGGGCGCCGGCCACTACCCGTGGGTCGAGCGCCCGGAGGACTTCCGGTCCGCGGTCGACCCGTTCTTCGGCACGGACCGCGGCTGA
- a CDS encoding ArsR/SmtB family transcription factor, with translation MSAPEPFLSEPEPVLPAAAAPVRLAPAPATPIAACRPLHTDSLDRDHAGAIAFVLKAIADPIRLRMVSILLRAEGRQATVADLTAEFDLTQPTVSHHLKVLHEAGVLERSRRGVWVCYRVRPEAMGALSRVFEAPPDGAW, from the coding sequence GTGTCTGCGCCAGAACCGTTCCTGTCCGAGCCAGAACCGGTGCTGCCCGCTGCAGCCGCCCCGGTGCGGCTCGCCCCAGCCCCTGCCACCCCGATCGCGGCCTGTCGACCGCTGCACACGGACTCCCTCGACCGGGACCACGCCGGTGCGATCGCGTTCGTGCTCAAGGCGATTGCCGACCCTATCCGGCTGCGGATGGTCAGCATCCTGCTCCGCGCGGAGGGGCGTCAGGCGACCGTTGCAGACCTCACCGCCGAGTTCGACCTGACCCAGCCGACGGTCTCGCACCACCTGAAGGTTCTCCACGAAGCCGGCGTGCTCGAGCGCAGCCGGCGCGGCGTGTGGGTCTGCTACCGCGTCCGGCCCGAGGCCATGGGGGCGTTGTCCCGGGTGTTCGAGGCGCCGCCGGACGGCGCCTGGTGA
- a CDS encoding DUF1697 domain-containing protein — protein sequence MPTYVAFLRAVNVGGRWVKMAELRDALQDNGFRDVESYIQSGNLRLTSAMRSAARVERAVEEVLREGWKLEVPTMVRTPAELRSLGTALAGLDTPLPGQPRRYVSFFKDEPTDGAVRALHAWDREHERVRVLGREAVMWLNLPAHEAKLTNARLERLGGALATTRDVKVVDELVQRWGG from the coding sequence GTGCCGACCTACGTTGCCTTCCTGCGCGCCGTCAACGTCGGTGGGCGCTGGGTCAAGATGGCCGAGCTGCGGGATGCATTGCAGGACAATGGTTTCCGCGATGTCGAGAGCTACATACAGAGCGGCAACCTGCGCCTGACGAGCGCGATGCGGTCGGCCGCCCGGGTCGAGCGGGCCGTGGAGGAGGTGCTCCGCGAGGGCTGGAAGCTGGAGGTGCCCACGATGGTGCGCACCCCGGCCGAGCTTCGCTCCCTCGGCACGGCCCTGGCCGGCCTGGACACCCCGCTGCCCGGGCAGCCCCGCCGCTACGTGTCCTTCTTCAAGGACGAGCCGACCGACGGTGCCGTGCGGGCCCTGCACGCGTGGGACAGGGAGCATGAGCGAGTGCGGGTGCTCGGCCGGGAGGCGGTCATGTGGCTGAACCTGCCGGCCCACGAGGCCAAGCTGACCAACGCCAGGCTCGAGCGGCTCGGGGGCGCCCTCGCGACGACCCGCGACGTCAAGGTCGTGGACGAACTGGTGCAGCGCTGGGGCGGCTGA
- a CDS encoding tyrosine-type recombinase/integrase — translation MASPASLTRVTVRDAVLQYQESLERRVMRSEMSPTSLHAYTRDLAEFVALLGPDTVLDDVEGDDIEVALTRLAKAPDRRFTKGVKMGQDGSQPQGRGPHARARWFTAVRGLFRWATDRGYVQVDPTLKLSPPRTPKRASGARLGLQAGEARTLRAAPSTKAVDHPRANQSLTLRDEAILRLLIESGPRVSELCGANRTDIRMHEETDRPVLRVHGKGGKDRDLPLTRRTVEAINAYLEQGRPSPPAVTDPADTARSTRVADAERALFVTVRGWRMAPRDVQYLIQRYTRAKLDRRATPHALRHTALTILARSGVDIATVAQIAGHANLSTTSIYMDESMSAAADAVDHSPMADD, via the coding sequence ATGGCCTCCCCCGCATCCCTGACTCGCGTCACGGTCCGTGACGCCGTGCTCCAGTACCAGGAGTCCCTCGAGCGCCGGGTCATGCGCTCGGAGATGAGCCCCACGAGCCTGCACGCCTACACCCGCGACCTCGCCGAGTTCGTGGCCCTCCTCGGCCCCGACACGGTCCTCGACGACGTCGAGGGCGACGACATCGAGGTGGCCCTCACCCGCCTGGCCAAGGCTCCCGACCGCCGCTTCACCAAGGGCGTGAAGATGGGCCAGGACGGCAGCCAGCCACAGGGCCGCGGCCCGCACGCCCGGGCTCGCTGGTTCACCGCGGTCCGCGGGCTGTTCCGCTGGGCGACCGACCGCGGATACGTCCAGGTCGACCCGACGCTCAAGCTCAGCCCGCCACGCACCCCCAAGCGCGCGTCCGGTGCACGCCTGGGCCTGCAGGCGGGCGAGGCGCGCACGTTGCGGGCCGCACCGTCGACCAAGGCGGTCGACCACCCCCGGGCCAACCAGAGCCTGACCCTGCGCGACGAGGCGATCCTGCGGCTGCTGATCGAGTCCGGGCCACGCGTCTCCGAGCTGTGCGGCGCCAACCGCACCGACATCCGGATGCACGAGGAGACCGACCGCCCGGTGCTGCGGGTGCATGGCAAGGGCGGCAAGGACCGTGACCTGCCGCTGACGCGGCGCACCGTCGAGGCGATCAACGCCTACCTCGAGCAGGGGCGCCCCTCTCCCCCGGCGGTGACCGACCCGGCCGACACGGCCCGCAGCACCAGGGTGGCCGACGCCGAGCGCGCCCTGTTCGTCACCGTCCGGGGGTGGCGGATGGCTCCCCGCGACGTGCAGTACCTCATCCAGCGCTACACCCGCGCCAAGCTCGACCGCCGGGCCACGCCCCACGCGCTGCGACACACCGCGCTGACGATCCTGGCCCGTTCCGGGGTGGACATCGCCACCGTCGCCCAGATCGCCGGCCACGCCAACTTGTCGACCACCTCCATCTACATGGACGAGTCGATGTCCGCAGCGGCCGACGCCGTGGACCACTCCCCCATGGCCGACGACTAG
- a CDS encoding PhzF family phenazine biosynthesis protein: protein MSASRTFSFRTLNVFTTGSDDPFSGNPLCVFEDARGLSTEEMQALARQLNLSETTFVLPAGDDSATAQVRIFTPTYEMPFAGHPTLGTAHVVRDLLGTGDEVVLRVPAGDIPVRAVGDRWTLRAKAPAAQPVQATRERLAAMVGLPVEAIGAEPLLVNTGVTQLILPLRSVEDVRAASADPRLLRANASSLGDEALVYVWAPVDDEVVEARLFFTQGASAIEDPATGSACANLGGWFHLHGERRLRRVVHQGAQVGRPSVLDLEVDDEGQILVTGEVRQVGTGNFTL, encoded by the coding sequence ATGAGCGCCTCCCGCACGTTCTCCTTCCGCACCCTCAACGTCTTCACCACCGGGTCCGACGACCCCTTCTCCGGCAACCCGCTGTGCGTCTTCGAGGACGCCCGAGGCCTGAGCACCGAGGAGATGCAGGCGCTGGCCCGGCAGCTGAACCTCAGCGAGACGACGTTCGTGCTGCCCGCCGGGGACGACAGCGCCACGGCGCAGGTGCGGATCTTCACGCCGACCTACGAGATGCCCTTCGCCGGACACCCGACCCTGGGGACCGCCCACGTGGTGCGTGACCTGCTCGGCACCGGGGACGAGGTCGTGCTGCGGGTGCCCGCCGGCGACATCCCGGTCAGGGCGGTCGGTGACCGCTGGACCCTGCGGGCGAAAGCCCCTGCGGCGCAACCGGTTCAGGCCACCCGTGAGCGGCTCGCCGCGATGGTCGGGCTCCCGGTCGAGGCCATCGGGGCGGAGCCACTGCTCGTCAACACCGGGGTCACCCAGCTCATCCTGCCCTTGCGCAGCGTCGAGGACGTGCGGGCCGCCTCGGCCGACCCACGGCTCCTGCGGGCGAACGCCTCGAGCCTGGGCGACGAGGCGCTGGTCTACGTCTGGGCGCCCGTCGACGACGAGGTGGTCGAGGCCAGGCTGTTCTTCACCCAGGGCGCGTCCGCGATCGAGGACCCCGCCACCGGTTCGGCCTGCGCCAACCTCGGCGGATGGTTCCACCTGCACGGCGAGCGGAGGCTGCGCCGGGTGGTCCACCAGGGCGCGCAGGTGGGTCGGCCCTCCGTGCTCGACCTGGAGGTCGACGACGAGGGGCAGATCCTCGTGACCGGCGAGGTGCGCCAGGTGGGAACCGGAAATTTCACTCTCTGA
- a CDS encoding OsmC family protein has product MASQEQHRSVSLRRTGEGELVATNARGGELTFGTGEEGGFTPVELLLAAIGGCTALDVDALTSRLAEPERFELVVGAEKVRDAGGNRLQDITLTFHVTFPEGESGDAARERLPDAAARSHDRLCTVSRTVELGTPVSWSLAGDA; this is encoded by the coding sequence ATGGCTTCCCAGGAGCAGCACCGGTCCGTGTCCCTGCGCCGCACCGGGGAGGGCGAGCTGGTCGCCACGAACGCGCGTGGGGGAGAGCTCACCTTCGGCACGGGCGAGGAGGGCGGCTTCACCCCGGTGGAGCTGCTGCTGGCGGCGATCGGCGGGTGCACCGCACTCGACGTCGACGCGCTCACGTCCCGGCTGGCCGAGCCCGAGCGCTTCGAGCTCGTCGTGGGCGCCGAGAAGGTGCGCGACGCCGGGGGCAACCGCCTTCAGGACATCACGCTGACCTTCCACGTCACCTTCCCCGAGGGGGAGTCGGGGGACGCCGCCCGGGAGCGCCTGCCCGACGCTGCCGCGCGCTCGCACGACCGGTTGTGCACCGTCTCTCGGACCGTCGAGCTCGGCACCCCGGTGTCGTGGAGCCTGGCCGGCGACGCCTGA
- a CDS encoding GH25 family lysozyme produces the protein MSRPLLRRARNRVRMLRLAAATLAAVGLSGPAIAHAQVIGPDVASYQHPSGFSIDWGAANATGGAAFAFVKATEGTGYTNPYFRGDFAAVHARGMARGAYHFARPSLAGGSATAQADYFVRVAGKLGARGDLPPVLDLEVTGGLKPAQLTAWVSTWLKRVKATTGRTPMVYVSPYFWTHSMGNSTAFRSYYLWVASWSSRPPTALPGGWSRYTFWQYTNAGKVAGISGRVDLSAFNGTVAALWALANGAPAPVPAPAPTPSPVPAPAPAPAPVPAPAPTPAPAPTPEPSPSPAPAPAPAPSPSYSELSRLDLIRALYQQSRSTLEPGASGAGVAAAQQVLGLPRTGTFTPSMAASLLAWQRSHGVHAAGVLDPRTWWAMIAVTHRQHHHRND, from the coding sequence ATGTCAAGACCTCTACTTCGTCGTGCCCGCAACCGGGTCCGGATGCTGCGGCTCGCGGCAGCAACCCTCGCGGCCGTCGGCCTGTCGGGGCCGGCGATCGCCCACGCCCAGGTGATCGGGCCCGACGTCGCCAGCTACCAGCACCCGAGCGGCTTCAGCATCGACTGGGGCGCGGCCAACGCCACCGGCGGTGCCGCGTTCGCCTTCGTCAAGGCCACCGAGGGCACCGGCTACACCAACCCGTACTTCCGCGGGGACTTCGCCGCGGTCCACGCCAGGGGCATGGCCCGAGGCGCCTACCACTTCGCCCGGCCCAGCCTGGCGGGAGGCTCGGCCACCGCCCAGGCCGACTACTTCGTCCGGGTCGCCGGCAAGCTCGGCGCACGCGGCGACCTGCCGCCCGTGCTCGACCTGGAGGTCACCGGCGGCCTCAAGCCGGCCCAGCTCACCGCGTGGGTCTCGACCTGGCTCAAGCGGGTCAAGGCCACCACGGGCCGCACGCCGATGGTCTACGTCTCCCCCTATTTCTGGACCCACTCGATGGGCAACTCCACCGCGTTCCGGTCCTACTACCTGTGGGTGGCCAGCTGGTCGAGCCGGCCCCCGACCGCGCTGCCCGGCGGGTGGAGCCGCTACACGTTCTGGCAGTACACCAACGCCGGCAAGGTCGCCGGCATCAGCGGTCGGGTCGACCTCAGCGCCTTCAACGGGACCGTCGCGGCCCTGTGGGCCCTCGCCAACGGCGCGCCCGCGCCCGTGCCCGCGCCTGCCCCGACGCCCAGCCCGGTCCCGGCACCCGCGCCGGCTCCAGCACCGGTCCCGGCACCAGCGCCGACGCCGGCCCCGGCACCAACGCCGGAGCCGTCGCCCTCCCCCGCGCCGGCTCCGGCACCAGCGCCGAGCCCCTCCTACTCCGAGCTGAGCCGCCTCGACCTGATCCGCGCGCTCTACCAGCAGTCACGGTCGACGCTGGAGCCCGGCGCAAGCGGAGCGGGCGTGGCTGCGGCCCAACAGGTCCTGGGCCTGCCGCGGACCGGCACGTTCACGCCGTCCATGGCGGCGTCCCTGCTGGCGTGGCAGCGCAGCCACGGCGTCCACGCGGCCGGCGTGCTCGACCCGCGGACCTGGTGGGCGATGATCGCGGTGACGCACCGTCAGCACCACCACCGCAACGACTGA
- a CDS encoding RES domain-containing protein, with translation MSAGTPGPRSREVVAQQVPQTALAGFPAYRLEPRTVLCRAHLAANGPWWFSHDGGGRFDLPAPRGTCYLATDPAVAVRERLGAVLGGVPYVPVSLLEGVVVSRLGVPVARRLANLRVARAAEFGVTRELETMVPYAVPQAWARALADAAMEGVRYGPRFTPGAASSVALFDEAGAREWPSDPTPVPAVDVPGGPHPMPAPHRGDLTVVRPPGTRTRGQKA, from the coding sequence ATGAGCGCAGGCACCCCCGGCCCCCGCTCGCGCGAGGTCGTGGCACAGCAGGTGCCGCAGACCGCGCTGGCCGGGTTCCCGGCATACCGGCTCGAGCCGCGGACGGTGCTGTGCCGTGCGCACCTGGCGGCCAACGGGCCGTGGTGGTTCAGCCATGACGGCGGGGGCCGGTTCGACCTGCCCGCGCCGCGGGGCACCTGCTACCTCGCCACCGACCCGGCCGTCGCCGTGCGCGAGCGCCTCGGGGCGGTGCTGGGTGGCGTGCCCTACGTGCCGGTGTCCCTGCTGGAGGGGGTCGTCGTCTCCCGCCTGGGGGTCCCGGTCGCGCGGCGGCTGGCCAACCTGCGGGTGGCCCGAGCCGCCGAGTTCGGCGTCACCCGCGAGCTGGAGACGATGGTCCCGTATGCCGTGCCGCAGGCCTGGGCGCGCGCGCTCGCCGACGCCGCGATGGAGGGCGTGCGCTACGGACCGCGGTTCACCCCGGGAGCGGCGTCCTCGGTCGCCCTGTTCGACGAGGCGGGGGCCCGGGAATGGCCGAGCGACCCGACACCCGTTCCGGCCGTCGACGTCCCCGGAGGGCCCCACCCGATGCCCGCGCCGCACCGTGGCGACCTCACCGTGGTGCGACCGCCCGGCACCCGCACCCGGGGCCAGAAGGCCTGA